The Oncorhynchus nerka isolate Pitt River linkage group LG15, Oner_Uvic_2.0, whole genome shotgun sequence genome contains the following window.
TTTGGTTTCAGTCTGTTTTGTTCCCTTTGGTGCGTAATGAACACAGTTGGCCTCATGAAGGGGATTCATAATATTTTCCACTaatcctaccacccctcccctaattggattAAACTAaaacaataacacttaggcttctacttccagcttatacacactatatacattttacagacacagaaTATTTAGCATTTGTTGTGTtattattagtcccacccttctgCTCCATTCAACTCCTCCGTCTATCTCTTcaccatccatattggatttctatttgtcatatatttttcaactgtgctgtgatgcttcacaaaagttctgaacctttccattcttatagtttctacagattggaaattaaagataaacatttttgctaaaagtaTAATATAATACTTTTTGCAAAAAAAtggtatatttttttattattattattattattatagaattattattgattgattgactatgacttttcaaatcactaagtattgctatctgcagcgttagcgccaggtaaatgttgcaattcttcaaccattactggacctgtgaccaaaaacaagctacatatggacagtcccccatatatattattatttaaaaaaaaaaatttcacctttatttaaccaggtaggctagttgagaacaagttctcatttgcaactgcgacctggccaagataaagcatagcagtgtgaacagacaacacagagttacacatggagtaaacaattaacaagtcaataacacagtagaaaaaaaatgggcagtctatatacaatgtgtgcaaaaggcatgaggaggtaggcaaataatacaattttgcagattaacactggagtgataaatgatcagatggtcatgtacaggtagagatattggtgtgcaaaagagcagaaaagtacttttaaaaaaaaaaatttaaacagtataaaaacagtatgggaatgaggtaggtgaaaatgggtgggctatttaccaatagactatgtacagctgcagcgatcggttagctgctcggatagctgatgtttgaagttggtgagggagataaaagtctccaacttcagcgatttttgcagttcgttccagtcacaggcagcagagtactggaacgaaaggcggccaaatgaggtgttggctttagggatgatcagtgagatacacctgctggagcgcgtgctacggatgggtgttgccatcgtgaccagtgaactgagataaggcggagctttacctagcatggacttgtagatgacctggagccagtgggtctggcgacgaatatgtagcgagggccagccgactagagcatacaagtcgcagtggtgggtggtataaggtgctttggtgacaaaacggatggcactgtgatagactgcatccagtttgctgagtagagtgttggaagccattttgtagatgacatcgtcgaggatcggtaggatagtcagttttactagggtaagcttggcggcgtgggtgaaggaggctttgttgcggaatagaaagccgactcttgatttgattttcgattggagatgtttgatgtgagtctggaaggagagtttgcagtctagccagacacctaggtacttatagatgtccacatattcaaggtcggaaccatccagggtggtgatgctagtcgggcatgcgggtgcaggcagcgatcggttgaaaagcatgcatttggttttactcgcgtttaagagcagttggaggccacggaaggagtgctgtatggcattgaagctcgtttggaggttagatagcacagtgtccaatgacgggccgaaagtatatagaatggtgtcgtctgcgtagaggtggatcagggaatcgcccgcagcaagagcaacatcattgatatatacagagaaaagagtcggcccgagaattgaaccctgtggcacccccacagagactgccagaggaccggacagcatgccctccgatttgacacactgaactctgtctgcaaagtaattggtgaaccaggcaaggcagtcatccgagaaaccgaggctattgagtctgccgataagaatatggtgattgacagagtcgaaagccttggcgaggtcgatgaagacggctgcacagtactgtcttttatcgatggcggttatgatatcgtatagtaccttgagcgtggctgaggtgcacccgtgaccggctcggaaaccagattgcacagcggagaaggtacggtgggattcgagatggtcagtgacctgtttgttgacttggctttcgaagaccttagataggcagggcaggatggatataggtctatagcagtttgggtccagggtgtctccccctttgaagagggggatgactgcggcagctttccaatccttggggatctcagacgatatgaaagagaggttgaacaggctggtaataggggttgcgacaatggcggcagatagtttcagaaatggagggtccagattgtcaagcccagctgatttgtacgggtctaggttttgcagctctttcagaacatctgctatctggatttgggtaaaggagaacctggagaggcttgggcgaggagctgcggggggcggagctgttggccgaggttggagtagccaggcggaaggcatggccagccgttgagaagtgcttattgaagctttcgataatcgtggatttatcggtggagaccgtgttacctagcctcagtgcagtgggcagctgggaggaggtgctcttgttctccatggacttcacagtgtcccagaacttttggagttggagctacaggatgcaaacttctgcctgaagaagctggccttagctttcctgactgactgcgtgtattggttcctgacttccctgaacagttgcatatcacgggggctattcgatgctattgcagtccgccacaggatgtttttgtgctggtcgagggcagtcaggtctggagtgaaccaagggctgtatctgttcttggttctgcattttttgaacggagcatgcttatctaaaatggtgaggaagttacttttaaagaatgaccaggcatccttaactgacgggatgaggtcaatgtccttccaggatacccgggccaggtcgattagaaaggcctgctcacagaagtgttttagggagcgtttgacagtgatgaggggtggccgtttgactgcggctccgtggcggatacaggcaatgaggcagtgatcgctgagatcctggttgaagacagcggaggtgtatttggagggccagttggtcaggatgacgtctatgagggtgcccttgtttacagagttagggttgtacctggtgggttccttgatgatttgagtgagattgagggcatctagcttagattgtaggactgcctgggtgttaagcatatcccagtttaggtcacctaacagaacaaactctgaagctagatggggggcgatcaattcacaaatggtgtccagggcacagctgggagctgagggtggtcggtagcaggcggcaacagtgagagacttatttctggagagggtaattttcaaaattagtagttcgaactgtttgggtatggacctggaaagtatgacattactttgcaggctatctctgcagtagactgcaactccgccccctttggcagttctatcttgacggaagatgttatagttgggtatggaaatctctgaatttttggtggccttcctgagccaggattcagacacggcaaggacatcagggttagcagagtgtgctaaagcagtgagtaaaacaaacttggggaggaggcttctattggttgcaagaatttaaAAATTAGAAGTTTTGAATCCAATATagttttgtgtatcagttcataaaccatgtgctgTGGAATTGGTATATTCAAGTAGTGttcgcatctctctctctcacgctttctCTGTCTTGCCATTTCAAATTACTATTAGCATGACATACATTTAGTAAATATTGCCAAATATTGCATACATTGTCATAAATAGTTTCTTAATCtatttctctccccatctccttccCCCTTCTGTTTTCTCGCTAGGCTCTCCACAAGCATCCACCAGCTCCATAGTTTCCGTGCCTTGCTGAAGGAGAAGAGGTAACACCCTTCAACAGCACTACCACCTCCTAGCCACTAGGTGGAGCAAGCCCAGAGGGAACTGCAATAGTCTTATTCCTCCCCAGAATAAGATCAAGTTCAGGGACTTCAGGATAGACACTGaacacccatcccctcctccctctatgtataactctccttctctccccttccttctaAATCTAGATCTCGTCTTTCCATAGAGCATAGCGCTCAATGTGAGAAATCTGTACCTCCATTTCGttgtttttaaatgtttgtttttactATTGTGGGTGAAAGTGTTCACCATTTCAGGCATACTAGTTGTGAGCTAGCCCCAGCAGTGTGTGTTTTTGGTGTTTTGGTGTGTTTTTGTGAGAGGGAGTACTTGTTTGTTGGTGATCGCCAGTTGCAGCTAAATGATACCGAAAATTAGGATTCATTCCATACTTTTACGACCACAAACTTGATAAGCATACTGCGTTTTGCTATCCTAGAGGTGTAGCCTTTTTTtttcctgtgtgagtgagtgcatgtATTGATTGAACGTCTATGTGAGCGACTGTGTCTGCTGTTGCTTTTGTCTGTGCATTTAGCTGTTTAGGGGTGTTAACATCTCCACGTGGCAATCCAGTCTTTCTGCACATCACAAATGTATTATATAAAGCCTCGTTTAAATGTGAAAAAGGAGCAATTTGCGGATTGTGCATCTGTTGACAACGATAAGCTTGCGTCACTTCTCTCATACCTATTCTATTTGGTGGCAGAACGGTTCCTGGTGTTTTTATTCTTATCCTATTATTTTATTGGTTTTATGAAAGACTAGACTTGCCAGGGTGACGGCAATCCCAAATGTGTAAGAGGTGTTTTCATGGCAATTTAAAAGCGAAACCAGTATTTGTTTCATAGTTCACTTAAATAAGCTGTCATCCTGTGAAACTGCCATGTTGGAGAAGAGTACTGTTAAAGTATAATGGAGAATGCAGCCAATGGTGTGAAAAGAAGCAAATCGAAACGAGCGGTGGGATTTGTTCTCCCATGATGGTCAAGTTCACTGTGGTGTCTTGGTGAGCTTGCCGTGTAAATCAATTCAAAATGCATACGCGTAATGGCATAAACCGTCATACCCTTTAGGgctgggacgataccagtatcgtgatactcgttagtatcgtggcgaggaaacaaaacacaaagcggaattaacttctttaggaaaacagccctaatgttccACACACTATACGTGTTTTATTTCTGTCTGAAGTAGGTATTTCACCATGTGGACCAAAGATTTTACGTTGCCTTTTTTTCTTTATGTCAAAGCACCTTTTGAGTTTTTCCACCATATACGTTTTTAGTTTGTGAATCCTCGCCCCCTTGAGTAACATTAGTTAGAAAATGTCACAAGCAAAGATTGCCTTATGCGCAAAGATCAAACAATCGGTAGCCAGACAATACCTGTGTAATACTTTGTAACACATGTTTTGTAAAAGAAAGATCTCTATTCAATCAAACAAAGGTAGACATGGGGTCCAGTAAGTAGGAATTGAGTCAGTGGTAGCTGTCGGATGCTTATGCTAACATTAACAGCAACGCTAATGTCGCCTTGAATGTGAACGCTATGGAGATTGAACAAGCTGTTCCTTCTTTGCTTAAAATGAAGGAAATAGACTAGATAAAATATTATCTTCGAGGAAAAGCGTGCGTGTCTGTCTGAGCCTTGCATGCTTTCAAAAACACCAGAACGTCCTGTGCAATCCACTTGTCTGCCTTAAGttccaaaaaagtgtttaaaaataataatgattAAAAAAAGCTTGAGCCTGCTTTCTTGGATGAAATCCACCATTTTGTCTCCAATGATCTCTACGCTCTTCTGCTAGCTCTGCCTTTGTAACATATTCAGATGACCCAGGAAGTTGTACTATTTGTAAAAGGAAAATTACTGAACTTTTTTCAAatctatatgaatatatatatatatatatatatagttgcaCCTGTATTGATGTGTATTCTTATTTGATTATATTTATTTGAACAGAGGAATAAAAATGTCTGGTTGTCACTCAAACTTTTTGTGCATCTTTTCAGATTTGTACCATGATCTATTATGTACAAGCACTTTCGGAACAATACTATTTGACCTCAACGTAACAGAAAGGTATACTTTATACCCCTCAAAGCAAGTTCCACTGTGTTTTGTCATTGTTCCCCTTTAATCAGGGACTTATTTAGACCTCGGTCACTAGGTGGGTGCAAttgaattatcaggtagaacaaaaACCAACAGGTTTTACCCCTGCTCTATACACTTAAAAATATTACATTCAGTCATTTTTAGCAATAAACCCTGAAAAGGATTCTGTAGGGTTATTTGGACTTGTTCTGACCTCAAATGAAATTGTAGACAATGTTGCGGTCAATTCTGTTTCAGCTAGTGACTAAATCAAGAACTGTAAGTAAGCTGTCAACACAAATGTCATTTTATTCATGTTTGTGTCAATACCGACCACGATACAGACAGAAAAGCGGACACAAAATAGAGCGTCTGATCAGTGAAACTTTCTTCATTAcaaattacattaaaaaaaacaacTTCCTGTTAGAAATATAGAATCAAATTTTTTTCACCATTACATCACCAATAAATGAATATATGTTCATAGTCATATTTACTGCAGATATAGATATGACATGATTTTGTTTCTGTATTTGTATCATTGTTATATACAGGCTTTCGAATATTGATATTGTCTAAGGTCAACTACCTTCATGTATATGTTTGTGCATGACTTAGTGCTAGCTTATAGTATGGGTTTATTTCACAGGTTTTCTAGATGACTTTCTAAAATGTctatcagtggttcccaaactgtggggcgGTCGATAGGGGGACagagtttttgttgttgttgaggaaCTCAGTCAGGCTTacaacttactcttgaaagttgtaatagtagaatgcacaaggcaCAATTATGTGTAGTGTATCATCCGTTTTCCTCTTGTCATTAATTGCATACCttagagctatttataacttgtcagaaatgtccagatcaatgagcccatgtcagctaacggGAGGTTCCCCAATGATGGAACGGGGCCCCGAGTGAAATAGTTTTGGAACCACTGGTCTACATTATCACTAAGTGACTAATGCAGTACGTTGGCTGATGGACAAAATATGGATGCTGTAAGTTTACAAAGTGCGGTGCTGTACAGTGCAGTGGACTGGTTCAAAGTTGTGGTCAATTCCATTTTTTTTTGCTTTTCAATTAGGAGAATTTGAATTTTTGCTTTGAATgatttgaaatggaattgaccctgtACTCATGTCTCAGTATGGACGAAGCTCTCCCGTCACTGGTGCCAACCGTTGTTCGTCCGTCCCTGTTTGGACAGTGAAACTGCTGTTGTGGCTGCCCCAGTCGTAGCAGTCTGTAATTAGGCTATAGAAACCAAAAGATAAACATACTTTAGTTTAAAAACCAAACAATTTCATTGATTTTACtgcgttacagttcatataagaatcagtcaatttaaataaattcattaggccctaatctaacgATATCAtatgactgagaatacagatatgcatctgttggtcactgataactttaaaaaaaaaatggcctcacaatggacctcaggatctgtttttttgtgcattcaaattgccatctataaaatgcaattgtgttcgttatccgtagcttatgcctgcccgtaccataaccccactgccattATGGTGCACTGtttacaatgttgacatcagcaaaccgctcacccacacaacgccatacacgtggtctgcggttgtgaggcctgttggacaTACTGACAAATTTTCAAAAATTACGTTgggggtggcttatggtagagaaatgaacattcattctctggcaacagttctggtggatgttcctgcagtcagcatgccaattgcatgctccctcaaaacttgagacatctgtggcattgtgttgtgtgagtaAACGCCACATTTTAGAgtgcattttattgtccccagcaaaaggtgcacctgtgtaatgatcatgctgtttagtcatattcttgatatgccacacctatcagttggatggattatcttggcaatggggaaatgctcactaacaggcatgtaaacaaatttgtgcacaacatttgaaataagtatggaacatttctgggatattttagttcagctcatgaaacatgggactaacactttacctgttatgtttatatttttgttcagtgtagttatttCAGTATATCTTTTAAATCTATAACATACTGAAAAGTAACCTATCCCTGTCTTAACTGTACTGTACCTTGTGGAGTTGTTCTGAGGAGGGATGCTCCACGCCAGGTCATCGTCGCTATCGTACCGACGGGGGTTGTCAAAGAAGTAACCTCTGGACGAGAGCACGTGGTTTGGGATCCCTGATCCACTCTGCAAAGACAGCATACCGAATAAGCTAAAGAAATCGGTAACGCTTTGTTTAAGAGTCCAGTTTAAGCTGGTACTTCCCTCAGAATTTAACACAATTAGTAACTACCTGGCATCAAATGGTATTGGCTTACATAGTGACATTAGCGTCAATGAATCCCAGTGAAACCGATGTGTAGAAGGTTCCtggtttggggcggcaggtatcctaggggttagagcattgggccagtaacccaaaggttgctggatcgaatccctgagctgacaaggtaaataaaatcttgccgttctgcccctgaacaaggcagttaacccgctgttccccggtaggccgccattgtatcctggaaggatattgacctcatcccgtcggtcgaggatgcctggtcattctttaaaagtaatttcctcaccatattagataagcatgccccgttcaaaaaatgcagaactaagaacagatatagtccttcgttcactccagacctgactgcccttgaccagcacaaaaacatcctgtggtggactgccatagcatcgaatagtccccacgatatgcaactgttcagggaagtcatgAACCAACACACGCAGTCattcaggaaagcaaaggctagctttttcaagcagaaattcacatcctgtagctctaactccaaaaagttttgggacactaaagtccatggaaaacaaaagcacctcctcccagcagcccactgcactgaggctaggtaacacggtcaccactgataaatccgtGATTATcgaaaatttcaataagcatttctcaacggctggccatgccttcctcctggctactccaaccccggccaacagctcccccctGCAGCTTCTCGCcgaagcctccccagcttctccttcacccatatccagacagcagatgttctgaaggagctgcaaaacctggaccagtacaaatcagctgggctagacaatctggaccctctctttctaaaactatccgccgccattgttgcaacccctgttaccagcctgttcaacctctctttcgtatcgtccgagatccctaaagattggaaagctgccgcggtcatcccccgcttcaaagggggtgacaccctagacccaaactgttacagacctatatccatcctgccctgcctttctaaagtcttcaaaagccaaattaataaacagatcactgaccatttcggaTCCcacttccgagctggtcacgggtgcacctcagccacgctcaaggtactaaacgatataaccgccatcgataaaagactgcagccgtcttcatcgacctagccaaggctttcgactcttgtcaatcaccgtattcttatcggcagactcaatagcctcggtttttctgacgactgcctcgcctggttcaactactttgcagacagttCAGTGtgtccttccgtggcctccaactgctcttaaacgctagtaaaaccaaatgcatgcttttcaaccgttcgctgcccgcacccgcctgcccaactagcatccaactgccagtgactggaacgaattgcaaaaatcgctgaagttggagactcttatttccctcaccaactttaaacatcaactatctgagcagctaaccgatcactgcagctgtacatagtccatctgtaaatagcccacccaatctacctacctcatccccatattgtttttattttatttacttttctgctcttttgcacaccaatatctctacttgcacatcatcatctgctcatttatcactccagtgttaatctgctaaattgtatttattcactcctatggcctatttattgcctacctcctcatgccttttccacacactgtatatagactttcttttctctactgtgtcattgacttgtttgtgttataggcttgtttattgtttactccatgtgtaactctgtgttgttgtctttgtcacactgctttgctttatcttggccaggtcgcagttgcaaatgagaacttgttctcaactagcctacctgattaaataaaggtggaaaaaaaatgtaaataagaatgttcttaactgacttgcctagctaaataaaggttcaaatgaaAAGTGCGAAACAATTATTAGGTATTTACCGTTTAAACAACTAACTAGCTGGTTAAATTAAAGAGTTTTACAAATCAGACATTTCCAAGCTTCTCTTTCCTTGTGATTTGAATTCtggacacacactcaccctgTCCTGTGGCAGCCTGCGGACCCTGAAGAAGAAGACCACCAGGGAGGTTGGCAGCAGTTCCCAGACAAAAAGGATCACCCCGAACACGATGTAGCCAGCGTCTCCCAGAGTGGACCTCAAGTCAGCCTGCACACAGAGAGAGTGCATTTGTGTTTATTCCTCCAGAGGGTCTTCATTTGTGGCTTGTTGGTGTTAGGCTGTGTTcgggtgtgtttgtctggcgaAATGTATTTGACTTGTCCCACATATactgtgtttgtgtctgcctgTCTCGGTGTGTCTGTCACATTCTTTttttctctgtcgctctcttctccctcattcTGTGTCTGGGATAGCATGTCATCCTTACCTGGTCGGACACGTTGTACCAGTCGTAGTCGAAAGAGTTGATGGTCTCGATGTCGGTCAGAGCAAGCACCACCAGGTTGTAGCAGGCCCGTGATGCGTACAGCAGAACCACCAGGACGCCAATCAAAGTCACCTGACACACCGACGTTCCCTGCAACCAATGTTGAGGGAGGTCATGAACTACCAATCAGCATTAGTTTTTCAGAGGGCTCACAATTTCCCACCTCCAAAATAAATAAAGACGTTCAATTAAATTGAATTGAACTGCTTTTTAAATTGACCTTAAATCTTATACGTCATGTCCTACTTTCAGAAAACAATGGAGCAGACCCAGACAATCTTAAGTATGTAGCTGTATGTATCAAGTGTCTCAGAGAAGGAGTGCCGATTTAGGATCGCATGGACAGGCAAGACCTGATCCTGGATCAGcaatcctactctgagatgcttgataCAGCCCTGTATCTACAAGTCCTGAAGGTCCTACCTTGGACTCGAGGTATATGCTGGCCAGGGACATCTTAGCCACCTTGTAAAGGCAGATGGACAGTGAGACGGCGCAGAGCACGAAGAGCGTATCGTTGATGGTGACTCTGACCAGGACAATGGTCTTGACATCGGTGGCGGTCATCTTAACCAGCAGGGCACAGGCCAGGTTGACCACCAGGAAGAGAAGACTGACCGCCAAGAAGACCAGGTAGAGAGGGAGCCTGCAGAAGGAAAGATAtggaagggggaggggggtctAAAACACTGCAATACATACCACATGAAATGTATGAAATGTCTGGGCCCTAGTGACAGCCTTTGAACTATGTGAGGGTCCTGtatatggagaggaagagaggggtaaaCCCAGTCCACTTACTTGTATTTAAGGAGCTCtggggtatacttggactttgCCTTGAAGTAAACCTGTTTTGGGTGACATCAGAAAACAAGTTATACTTTGGATATTTTCCCAATGTTCTTTTAAGAATTTGCTCCCAAGAAAACAACAAACAATCAACAATGTGGCCTCTCAGCTGAAGAACCAGGTAATGAACTGATTCTGTCTCCAGATCAGATATATTTCGAAGGGATCCCGAAGAAATCCAAATAAATTGGACCTCTGTAGACTGAGCTCTTATCAGTTACTGTAAATAGCACCAAAAGAAACCCATGACGTGATGTCAACAGCAGACAAACGAGGCCCTACTGTATTATATTTAATAGTCATGTGTGAAGGGAAACAAATGCTGCGAATAGATGTAGCATTGTGTCTCTAACTGGCTATACAGAACAGTGGGCATGGGAATGTCAAGCAAGTGTGTGATTGCTGGTGTCTGCAGACAAGGGCTGTGTAAGTCTCTATTGTGGGCCACCCCTCTGAGCCGGGTTCCTCTTTAGGTTTCCTTcctcctagggagtttttcctgccCTGTGCTTTCGCTTCTgctttgcttgctctttggggtttaagCCGAGTAAATGGAAAGCACTTTGTGATAACTGCTGATGTGAAGAATCTATATGAAATAATTTATAAAACACTAGATCCTCTATTTAAGTCTATTACAATTTAATTACGTGCTTCTGATAATGATTCATCATCTACActgaacatgtaaagtgttggtcccatgtttcatcagctgaaataaaatatcccag
Protein-coding sequences here:
- the LOC115119689 gene encoding G protein-coupled receptor 137Ba-like, with amino-acid sequence MNGEAMDMSLESSSPVVEKSTVGGISAAPEPAFTTAAAGNGSLPPPPTMAPAIPPYVKLGLTVAYTVFYSLLFAFIYAQLWLVLRYRHKRFSYQTAFLFLCLLWAALRALLFSFYFRDCVTANALGPFAFWLLYCFPVCLQFFTLSLMNLYCAQVYFKAKSKYTPELLKYKLPLYLVFLAVSLLFLVVNLACALLVKMTATDVKTIVLVRVTINDTLFVLCAVSLSICLYKVAKMSLASIYLESKGTSVCQVTLIGVLVVLLYASRACYNLVVLALTDIETINSFDYDWYNVSDQADLRSTLGDAGYIVFGVILFVWELLPTSLVVFFFRVRRLPQDRSGSGIPNHVLSSRGYFFDNPRRYDSDDDLAWSIPPQNNSTSLITDCYDWGSHNSSFTVQTGTDEQRLAPVTGELRPY